The proteins below come from a single Etheostoma spectabile isolate EspeVRDwgs_2016 chromosome 4, UIUC_Espe_1.0, whole genome shotgun sequence genomic window:
- the cisha gene encoding cytokine-inducible SH2-containing protein, translating into MILCLPGPRAPLPAAPSTEAPRGMRAGTVPPTPCLQSTPPLWDPTKDLRAIASNFCYLENSEWYWGAVTAAQAHAALQEASEGAFLVRDSSHPLYMLTLSVRTARGPTSIRIQYSGAQFLLDSSSPARPSLSSFPNVPSLVQHYMGPERKAEEGKVVEETPSKPSQQTIQETSVVLKLKRPVYKPQGLPSLQHLTRLVINRHSDCPDQLPLPRPLLRYIQNYPFKV; encoded by the exons ATGATTCTTTGTTTACCAGG TCCCAGAGCTCCTCTGCCCGCAGCTCCATCCACCGAAGCCCCACGGGGCATGCGGGCAGGAACTGTACCTCCTACCCCTTGCCTTCAAAGCACCCCTCCGCTATGGGACCCTACAAAGGACCTGCGGGCGATTGCCAGCAACTTCTGCTATCTGGAAAATTCAG AATGGTACTGGGGAGCTGTAACTGCGGCTCAGGCCCATGCTGCACTTCAAGAGGCATCTGAAGGAGCTTTTTTGGTACGAGACAGCAGTCACCCTCTGTACATGCTGACCCTCTCGGTCAGGACTGCACGCGGCCCCACCAGTATACGGATCCAGTACAGCGGCGCACAGTTTTTGCTGGACTCAAGCTCCCCAGCCCGGCCCAGCCTGTCGTCCTTTCCCAATGTACCCAGCTTGGTGCAGCACTACATGGGACCAGAGAGGAAAGCAGAGGAGGGTAAGGTGGTGGAGGAGACCCCTTCTAAACCCTCTCAGCAGACAATTCAGGAGACATCTGTGGTGTTAAAACTGAAGCGGCCTGTGTACAAGCCCCAGGGTCTCCCCTCCTTACAGCACCTCACACGCCTGGTCATTAACAGGCACTCTGACTGCCCCGACCAGCTACCACTCCCAAGGCCTCTGCTGCGTTACATACAGAACTATCCCTTCAAGGTATGA